A window of the Eremothecium cymbalariae DBVPG#7215 chromosome 5, complete sequence genome harbors these coding sequences:
- a CDS encoding uncharacterized protein (similar to Ashbya gossypii AGL352W) has protein sequence MLFHRLNAVIVTIVTFFVMKADASDSLPEITVLGNKFFFSNNGSQFFMRGVAYQTDSTGVEGTQTFKDPLGDYDVCSRDIPYLQKLRTNVIRVYALDTALDHSKCMQALADAGIYLIADLSEPGLSINRKSPQWDLDLYKRYTSVVDALANYTNVLGFFAGNEVTNDDTNTGASAFVKAAIRDMKSYIKSKGYRNIPVGYSSNDDAATREAITDYFACGSDAEKADFYGINMYEWCGESTFEKSGYADRTKEFSRVDIPVFFSEYGCNEIRPRKFTEVEALYGDDMTDVWSGGIVYMYFEEANNYGLVSIDSNDKVSTLADFNYYSNQIQTVNPTGVNSAYYTPSSKSINCPTPAAHWKAVSKLPPTPDENVCSCMVESLSCVVSDNIKEDDYENLFAYVCSQISCDGIHADATTGDYGAYSFCSSKEKLSFILDAFYKVSGSSPNGCSFGGSASLHKPSTESTCTAILNAIGTAGTGSFRAQITYATVANRPKASNPSSLDSTSENSATNSSSSSNSSNTSKSSNAAIINTNPSLPPVFASLAVSLSFLLGFSLVIA, from the coding sequence ATGTTATTCCATAGATTAAATGCTGTTATTGTTACAATTGTAACGTTTTTCGTAATGAAAGCAGATGCTAGCGATTCCTTACCAGAAATTACGGTTTTGGGGAACAAGTTCTTTTTCTCTAATAATGGGTCACAGTTCTTTATGAGAGGTGTAGCTTACCAAACGGACAGTACCGGCGTTGAAGGAACTCAGACCTTCAAGGACCCATTGGGGGATTATGATGTTTGTTCTAGAGATATTCCATACCTGCAGAAATTGAGGACAAACGTTATTCGTGTTTACGCTCTTGACACAGCTTTAGATCACTCCAAATGCATGCAAGCCTTGGCCGACGCTGGAATATATCTTATTGCTGATTTATCTGAGCCAGGCCTCTCTATTAACAGAAAGAGTCCTCAATGGGACCTTGATCTATATAAAAGATATACCTCTGTCGTTGACGCGCTAGCCAACTACACCAATGTGTTAGGTTTTTTCGCTGGTAATGAAGTCACTAACGATGACACTAATACTGGAGCTTCTGCCTTCGTCAAAGCCGCTATTAGAGACATGAAGAGCTACATAAAGTCCAAGGGATATCGTAACATTCCAGTTGGATACTCTTCAAATGATGATGCAGCCACTAGAGAAGCCATCACGGACTATTTTGCTTGTGGTAGTGATGCTGAAAAAGCCGATTTCTACGGAATTAACATGTATGAATGGTGTGGTGAATctacttttgaaaaatcagGATACGCTGACAGGACTAAGGAATTCTCTCGTGTGGACATTcctgttttcttttcgGAATATGGTTGCAATGAAATTAGACCAAGAAAGTTCACTGAGGTGGAGGCCTTGTACGGCGATGACATGACTGACGTCTGGTCAGGAGGTATCGTCTATATGTACTTTGAGGAAGCAAACAACTATGGGTTGGTCTCTATTGACAGCAATGACAAAGTTTCTACCTTGGCTGATTTTAACTACTATTCTAACCAGATTCAAACTGTTAACCCAACTGGTGTTAACTCTGCTTATTACACaccttcatcaaaatcCATAAACTGTCCTACTCCGGCTGCACATTGGAAGGCAGTGAGCAAACTACCACCTACCCCTGATGAAAATGTGTGTTCATGTATGGTTGAATCTTTATCTTGTGTTGTCAGTGACAATATCAAAGAAGATGACTACGAAAATTTGTTCGCATACGTCTGTTCCCAAATTTCTTGTGATGGCATTCATGCTGACGCTACTACAGGTGATTATGGTGCTTACTCCTTCTGCTCCAGCAAAGAAAAGTTgtcttttattttggacGCTTTCTATAAGGTTAGCGGTAGCTCTCCAAACGGTTGTTCTTTTGGTGGTTCTGCATCTTTGCATAAACCTTCTACCGAATCTACATGTACCGCAATATTAAATGCCATTGGTACTGCTGGTACCGGTAGCTTTAGAGCACAAATTACTTACGCTACTGTTGCGAACCGTCCTAAGGCATCGAATCCAAGCAGCTTAGACTCAACTTCAGAAAATAGCGCAACTAACAGCTCAAGCAGTTCCAACAGCTCAAACACCTCAAAAAGTTCCAACGCCGCTATTATCAACACCAACCCCAGTCTGCCCCCTGTTTTCGCCTCACTCGCTGTTAGTCTCTCTTTCCTCCTCGGTTTCAGCCTAGTTATCGCTTAA